A stretch of Campylobacter gracilis DNA encodes these proteins:
- a CDS encoding universal stress protein, whose product MQLKKIFFPIGGGEELAERIHGALLVNKFFGTHINIMACQLDPKMIYNVRMTLKGGVLMEEFLKSAGDEMQAEREVIKAIFDAECAKLGLDQNDDDHVPNSAALRHMVGIRSELVEKYSKYCDLVLVSVPPTGSITGTFEAAVTKSGKPCIVIPRKLQEFKADKILVSLTGTAASARALDNWLELLQRAKSITVITANHYLQDDLAETKRRISDYLALHSIKIDVFEALNVEGKIPGQVLLEYADAGDFDLIVAGLHSDSGIKEIFLGGASKYFLQKTKIPVLM is encoded by the coding sequence ATGCAGCTTAAAAAGATTTTTTTTCCTATCGGTGGCGGCGAGGAGCTGGCAGAGCGCATACACGGAGCGCTGCTAGTGAATAAATTTTTCGGCACGCACATAAACATAATGGCGTGCCAGCTCGATCCTAAGATGATCTACAACGTCCGCATGACGCTAAAAGGCGGCGTGCTGATGGAGGAATTTTTAAAATCCGCAGGAGACGAGATGCAGGCCGAGCGCGAGGTGATCAAAGCTATCTTCGACGCTGAATGCGCCAAGCTGGGGCTAGATCAAAACGACGACGATCACGTCCCAAATAGCGCCGCTTTGAGGCATATGGTAGGCATCCGCTCCGAACTGGTCGAGAAATACTCCAAATATTGCGATTTGGTGCTGGTCTCCGTGCCGCCTACGGGCTCTATCACGGGCACGTTCGAGGCGGCGGTCACTAAAAGCGGCAAGCCTTGCATCGTCATACCGCGCAAGCTGCAGGAGTTTAAGGCGGATAAAATTTTAGTTTCGCTTACCGGCACTGCGGCGTCTGCGCGAGCGCTCGATAATTGGCTGGAGCTTTTGCAGCGTGCCAAATCTATCACTGTCATTACCGCAAATCACTACCTTCAAGATGATCTTGCCGAAACGAAGCGCCGTATAAGCGATTATCTGGCTCTACACAGCATTAAAATCGACGTTTTCGAGGCACTGAACGTCGAGGGCAAGATCCCGGGGCAGGTGCTGCTAGAGTACGCCGACGCGGGCGATTTCGACCTCATCGTCGCGGGCTTGCACTCAGACAGCGGCATAAAGGAGATATTCCTAGGCGGCGCGTCGAAATACTTCCTACAAAAGACTAAAATTCCGGTCTTAATGTAG
- a CDS encoding cation:proton antiporter, giving the protein MARTRDKTMNEIYVLIALSFLTFASPFLASLARIPLSPMEIMLGIIAANLGLLPPSATFDLAAQIGFCYLMFLAGCEVDFRALLTMPRKILRLILIFLALLYILSALAVWIFELPQMLIIAAPLMSVGLLSALYKEYGKDQAWLNLAMPAGVIGELISIAALTVGGIYLKNGFGVEMALHIGALLGFSVAALAVFKGLEILFWWFPALKTVIMPKYDKNEKDVRFAMALFCLICAGVMLLGLEVVIGAFIAGTFLPTFFSHKDDLIEKLSSFGFGFLVPIFFIHTGAVIKLEALLMPGVMSFAASLAALMFGIRLLASATFLSTLGRKGAVLFALSLSMPLTLVIATATLFYSTAAISQEIYFAMIIASLMEALASMILINFIYKKF; this is encoded by the coding sequence ATGGCGCGAACGCGAGATAAAACTATGAATGAAATTTACGTCCTAATCGCGCTATCGTTTTTGACCTTTGCTTCGCCCTTTTTGGCTAGCTTAGCTAGAATTCCGCTCTCGCCCATGGAGATCATGCTTGGCATCATAGCTGCAAATTTAGGGCTTTTGCCGCCAAGCGCGACCTTCGATCTAGCCGCGCAGATCGGCTTTTGCTACCTTATGTTTTTGGCGGGCTGCGAGGTGGATTTCCGCGCGCTGCTTACGATGCCACGCAAAATTCTACGCCTAATCCTAATCTTTTTGGCGCTGCTTTATATCCTAAGCGCGCTTGCGGTTTGGATATTTGAACTGCCGCAGATGCTTATCATCGCAGCGCCTCTAATGAGCGTCGGGCTGCTTTCGGCGCTGTATAAGGAATACGGCAAGGATCAAGCGTGGCTCAATCTCGCGATGCCCGCGGGCGTAATCGGCGAGCTCATCAGCATCGCCGCCCTCACAGTAGGCGGCATCTACCTTAAAAACGGCTTCGGCGTGGAGATGGCGCTTCACATCGGCGCACTTTTGGGCTTTTCCGTGGCAGCTCTAGCGGTTTTTAAAGGGCTTGAAATTTTATTTTGGTGGTTCCCCGCGCTAAAAACGGTCATCATGCCCAAGTACGACAAAAACGAAAAGGACGTGCGCTTTGCGATGGCGCTGTTTTGCCTCATCTGCGCCGGAGTAATGCTTTTGGGGCTTGAGGTCGTCATCGGCGCCTTCATCGCAGGTACCTTTCTGCCGACCTTTTTCTCGCACAAGGACGACCTCATCGAGAAGCTATCGTCGTTCGGCTTTGGCTTTTTGGTGCCGATATTTTTCATACACACCGGAGCTGTGATCAAGCTAGAAGCGCTCCTTATGCCTGGAGTAATGAGCTTTGCCGCGAGCCTAGCGGCGCTGATGTTCGGCATAAGGCTGCTTGCGAGCGCTACGTTTTTAAGCACTCTGGGGCGCAAAGGCGCGGTGCTTTTCGCGCTATCGCTATCTATGCCGCTAACCCTCGTCATCGCCACGGCGACGCTTTTTTACTCCACCGCCGCAATATCGCAAGAGATATACTTCGCGATGATCATCGCCTCGCTCATGGAGGCGCTCGCGTCGATGATTTTGATAAATTTTATTTACAAGAAATTTTAA